Below is a window of Sulfitobacter sp. BSw21498 DNA.
GCACATGGGAAAGCACGGACACATGGGACGGCATCGGTGCCGGCATGGTTGGCATCGGCGAGATCACAGACGCAGTTCCTGCCGACGTAAAAGAAGAAGCGCTGGCGCTGAAGGCCTCCATCGCGGACGGGTCCTACCACCCGTTCACCGGTCCGCTGAAAAAGCAGGACGGTTCGGATTTCCTGGCCGACGGCGAAACAGCCGATGACGGCACGCTGGCGGGCATGAACTTCTATGTCGAAGGCATCAAAGGCGACATTCCGAACTAAGCCGGACGTCACGATAAACGATATAAAGGCCTCGCAGACGCGGGGCCTTTTTTATTGTGAAATCATCGCGGTGCCCCCCCCCTGTCTTGCGACAAAACGCATCTGGCGCGTCTTGATCAAGCGGCCTAGAGAAGGCGCATGCGTTTCTTGCCCGCCTTTCCTTGTCAGCTGATCGCCACCTTTCTGGTGCTGATCTCACTTGCGACATCGGGGTTTGCGCATCGCTTTGCACCGGTAGACCTGTCGCTGGAATTGCAGGCCTATGTGGCGAATGGCGGCGTATTGGCTGACCTGTGCGGCACCGGCAATCCGGCGGATGCTGGCAGCAGGGCCGACTGTAAAACCTGCCGTCTGATCGGCACCATGGCACTGCCCCACGCGGTCACCGGTCTGCCCGTTCCCGTGCTTGGGCAAACCCAAACCCTGCGCTTTGTCGCAAAACGATTGCTGCACACGCGCAAGCCGGACCCCAGCCGCCTGACCCGCGCACCGCCCCAAGTCTGAACACCTATTCCACCTGTTCATTCTTTTCGCCTGCCGATGATGCAGGCCCTTAGGCTTGGAGCCCTCATATGACGCCCCCTACCCCCACCGCGCAGCCCCAAGGGCGCGTGAACAAACTCTATTTCGCGGCGTGGCGCTGGCATTTCTATGCCGGATTGTTCGTGCTGCCCTTCCTGTCGATCCTCGCCGTCACCGGCATGGCGATGTTGTGGATCGCGTGGATCGACGGGCGCGACGGTGAATATACCCCCGTGACCGTGCAAGAAACCGTCCTGTCGGTATCCCAGCAATCGCAAGCCGCGGCCGAGGCCGTGGCCGGCGGCAAACTGGTGCAATATGCGGCACCGCGCGCACCCGATCTGGCGGCGCTGTTTCGGGTGGACCGCGATGGTGATGCGGTCATGGTTGCAGTTGATCCCTATACGGCAAAGATGATCGAGAGCTTCCCGCGTCGGTCCGGCTGGTACGATTTCGCGGACGGCATCCACAGTGACCTGATGCTGGGTGTGACCGGTGATCGCATGATTGAAGCAGCGGCCTCGCTTGCCTTGGTGCTGATTGCAACGGGGCTTTATATGTGGTGGCCGCGCGGTGCAGGCTGGCGCGGTACGCTGGTGCCGCGTTTCACCAATGGTCGCGCCACGTGGAAATCGCTGCACGGTGTCGTGGGCATCTGGGTCTCGGTGTTTCTTGTGCTGTTCCTGATCTCGGGCCTGTCTTGGGCGGGCATCTGGGGTGGCAAGATGGTGCAAGCCTGGAGCCAGTTCCCCGCCGAAAAGTGGGACGCTGTGCCATTGTCCGATGACATCCACGCCAGCATGAACCACCACCGCCGCGAGGTGCCTTGGGTGCTTGAACAAACGCCGATGCCTGCCTCTGGCAGCGACGCGGGGGCTGCGGGCGTTGCGGGGGAGGTCACGATCGACAGCATCGATGCGCTGGCGCGCGAGATCGGTTTTGACGCGCGCTATCAGATGAACCTGCCGCAGGGCGATACCGGCGTCTGGACGCTGAGCCGAGATTCGATGAATTCCGACAGTTCCGACCCGATGTCGGATCGCACCGTGCACATCGACCAGCACAGCGGCAATATCCTCGCCGATGTGCGCTATGCCGACTATTCGCTTGCAGGCAAGGCGATGGCGGTGGGGATTGCGCTGCACATGGGCACCTTGGGGCTGCTGAGCGTACTGGCCAATACGCTGGTCTGCCTGTCGGTCCTGTTCCTCTGCGTTAGTGCGCTGGTACTGTGGTGGAAGCGTCGCCCTACCGCCGCTGGCCGTCTGTCCGCTCCGCCCATGCCGTCAGAGCTGCCGCTCTGGCAGGGGGCTGTGCTTGTCGGTCTGTTTGTGTCGATGGCCTTTCCCATGGCGGGGATCGTGTTGCTGGCGGTGCTTGCGCTCGACGCGTTGATCCTGTCGCGCCTGCCCGCGTTACGCCACCGCCTGACATGATCTGAACAGCACCCCCGCGCCACCCGTCAAAGGCAGCGCGGGGGATGCATCCCCACTATTCATCCGGCGGCAACACGCTATCATCAGCGTCATGATTAAAATCCACCACCTGAACCGGTCCCGCTCTCATCGCATTTTGTGGCTGCTCGAAGAAATCGGCGCGCCCTATGATGTCATTCCCTATAGCCGCGATGCCAAGACCAACCTCGCCCCGCCCGCGCTCAAGCACGTGCACCCGTTGGGCAAATCCCCCATGGTCGAGATTGACGGCACGCTGATTGCCGAGAGTGCCGCAATTACCGAAGTGCTCTGCACCCGTTTCGCCCCCGAGATGATCCCGGATCGCGACAGCCCCGCCTATCTGCAGCATCTTGAGCTGATGCACTTCGCAGAAGGCTCTGCCATGACGCCGATCCTGCTGAACCTCTATGTCAGCCGCTTGGGTGACGCCGGTGCGCCGCTGCATCCACGTATCACCTCCGAGCTGGACAGCCACTATAGCTATATGAACAGCCGCGTGCGGGCGTCAGGGCACTTTGTGCAGGATACGCTGTCGGCTGCCGACATTATGCTCAGCTTTCCGGCAGAGATCGCGATGCAGCAAGGACGCGCCAAGGATTATCCGGCGCTGGCGGGCTTTGTCAAAATGATCCACGCGCGCTCCGCCTACGGTCGTGCAACAGAGCGTGGCAAGACCGACGCCTAACCGCGCGGTTGCACGTCCCACCGGCCCGTGTCACCCATATGCGAACAGCTTCGGGCCGGTGAGACAGCCCCAAGCGGAAACCAGAGCAACGGACAGGGGGCGCATATGACACAGCACACATCCGATATCCTTGTCATCGGCGGTGGCATCGCAGGCATTTCGGCAGCGGCGCGCCTGTCCGGTGACGCCCAAGTCACGGTGATCGAAGGGGAAAAAGCGCTTGGCTATCACGCCTCGGGCCGCTCTGCCGCCTTGATCGAAGAGAACTACGGTGCCCCCTCTGTGCAGGCGCTGAACCGCGCCACCATCGGCTATCTGCGCGACGGCGGGTATCTCACACCACGCGGTCTGATGATCATTGCGGATCGCCACGAGGAAGAGGCGTTTCATACCGATCTCGCGCATATGGGCGTTGAACAGATCACCCCCGACGACGCACTGCGCCTTGTCCCGATCCTCGCTGCGGAACGGATCGCTTTTGCGGGCTATCACGCCGACGCCCATGATATTGATACCGACCGCCTGCTGCAGGATTTCGCCAAGGACCTGCGCCGCAACGGCGGGCGGATTTACACTGGGCATCCCGTGACCGCGATCGCCCGCACCGGCGACATGTGGGAGGTCACCGCAGGCCCGCAAACCTACCACGCGAAGAAACTGGTGAATGCCGCCGGAGCGTGGGCCGATCAGATCGCCATTCTGGCAGGCGTCGCCCCACTGGGGATCACGCCCCTACGGCGGTCGATGGCGCGGATCGCGGCACCAGGTGGGTACGACCTGTCGCTCTGGCCGATGTTTTTTGGCGTGGGCGAAACGTGGTACGCCAAGCCCGACGCGGGCGCGCTGTTGATCTCGCCTGCCGAAGAGGACCCGACCGACCCCCATGATGCGTGGGCCGACGACATGGTGCTGGCCGAGGGGCTGGAGCGGTATCAGAATATGGTCGCCGTGCCGCTCACCAAACCCATCTCGACGTGGGCGGGACTGCGCAGTTTTGCCCCTGACCGCACGCTGGTGCTTGGCCCCGATCCCGCCATGCCCGATTTTATCTGGAGCGCGGGACAAGGCGGATACGGCTTCCAGACCAGCGCTGCCGCATCGCAATTGGTGGCCGATCTGACCCTTGGCAATACCCCATCCCTGCCCGAAACTGTGGTCGCGGCACTGCGCCCAGAAAGGCTACGCCCATGACCGGCAAGCTTCCCCCCTCCGCCAGCGTGGCGATCCCCGCCAGTGGCGCGATGCTGCACGCGCCCGCTGCCGACCGGAACAAAGACGCCCTGTGTGATCTGCTGCGCGAACACGCGCCGCAAAAAGGGCGCGCGCTCGAGATCGCCAGCGGCACAGGCCAGCATATCGCCGCCTTTGCCCGTGCCCTGCCAAACCTGCAGTGGCAACCGACTGAACCCGCACCCGACCGCCGCGCCAGCATTGACGCCTATATCACCAAAGCGGCCTTGCCCAATGTCGCCCCCGCAGCACCGCTCGACGCCACGGCGACGGGCTGGCACGAAACGCTGCCGGCGCAAGACCTGATCTTTTTTGCCAACCTGTTGCACCTGATCCCGACGGACGCGGCCCAACGTGTCATCTCCGAAGCCGCCTTGGCCCTCGCCCCCGGCGGCGCGTTGATCTTCTATGGCCCGTTCCGCCGCGATGGCATCCTCACCTCGGAGGGAGACCTGAGGTTCGACGCCGAGCTGCGTTCCGCCGACCCTGCCATTGGATATAAGGATACGGTCGACATCACGCGTTGGCTCAGCGATGCTGCGCTGAGCCCCATCGACCTCGTCGAGATGCCCGCCAATAATCTGGCCTTTATCGCGCGAAAGCCGTGACCATGCCCCGACTTCGCGTTCTTGCCTTGCTCTGTTCTCTTGCCCTCTCTGCTTGTGGCGCGCCGCAGATCTCTGTGCCCTTGGGGGATGTGACGGCGGCCAATTTCGGCGACCGCAAGCCGGTTGACTGGCCCGGCCAAAGCCCCGACCGTTATGCGGTCCACGGCATCGACGCGGCCCGTTTCCAAGACCCGCTGAACTGGGGCGAAGCACGGGTTTCGGGGGTGAACTTTGCCTTTATCAAAGCAACCGAAGGCGGCGATCTGCTGGACCCGATGTTCCAGAACCACTGGGACGGCGCAGGCCGTGCTGGCGTGGCACGCGGGGCATATCACTTCTACTATTTCTGCACGACACCCGAAAAACAGGCCCGCTGGTTCATTGAAAACGTGCCCAAGACCACAGGCATGCTGCCCCCCGTGCTGGATCTGGAGTGGAACCCGTTTTCGCCCACCTGCACACTGCGCCCGCCCGCCGATACCGTACGCAAGAATACTCTAATTTTTCTGCGCATCCTCAAGGCGCACTACGGCCAGCAACCGATTATCTACACGGCACCTGATTTCTACGAGACCAACCAGTTGGGCCGCTTGCGCGATGTGGAATTCTGGCTCCGCTCCACCGCCGCCCACCCGTCCGAGAAATACCCGAATGAACGCTGGACCTTCTGGCAATATACCAGCACAGGCCGCGTGACCGGAGCGCAGGGCGACATCGACATCAACGTCTACGCCGGCAGCCCCGCCAGCTGGAAAAGCTGGCTCGCACGGCGGCAGGTGCGGTAAGGCGCGAAAGCAATCTATCAGGGCGCCACCTTGGACATTGCAATTATAAAGTGAACCTGGCACGATTTCCCAAGCGGAAATGGCAGGCACATGGCGACGCGTCGAAACTGGACCGAAGACGAGGTAACAGAGGCTTTGTCGCTGTATCTGCTGCTGCCCTTTGGCAAGTTCCACTCTGGCACACCGCAAATTATCCGCATGGCCGAACGGATCGGGCGCACGCCGTCGTCTGTGGCGATGAAACTGTCCAACCTCGCCGCATTGGACGAAACGCTGCCGCAAAAGGGGCTCGCCAATCTGTCAGCGATGGACCGGCAGATGTGGGCGCGATATCGGCAGGATCCCTCCTTTGTATTTGCCGCCTATGAAGCACAGCTTGAGCCGCCAAAGCCCCAGATGCCCGGTTTTTCAGAACAGCGGCAAGCAGACTGGATCGCCAAGCAATCAGAGGTCACCCGACGTGCGGTGGTGCAGCGCCGCGGTCAAAGCTTCTTCCGCGAGATGATCCTGAACAACTACCGGTCACGCTGCGCACTGACAGGGATCGACGACGCGCGGCTGCTGACCGCAAGCCACATTGTCGGCTGGCAAGAGAACGAGGCGCAGCGGTTTTACCCTGAAAACGGTATCTGTCTGAACGCCCTGCATGATCGCGCCTTTGACCGGCATCTGATCAGTTTTGACGACGACTACCGCATGCTCATCGCCGATGACATGCCTGATGAAGCCAAACGCAAGCTAACTGCCGGAGCCTCCGAAAGCCTGCAATTGCCAGAGCGGTTCCTGCCCGATCCTGCGTATCTACAACATCATCGGCAGCGCATGGCCGAGCGGCAGAACAGGCCGCCGCTCGGTTAAGGTCAGGCTCTAGCCATCCACGCGGATCGTCGCGTTCTTGGGATCATAAGGACTGTCCTCGACGATCTCGGCGTCCCACAGCTGGTCGAACATCTTGATCTTTAGCTTGGTCCCGACCACGGCGATCTCGGGTTTGACATAGCCCATGCCGATGGATTTACCGAAAGCCACCGAATACCCGCCCGAGGTCAGACGGCCCACACGTGTGTCCCCATGGTACAACACTTCGCGGCCCCAGGGATCGGCATCTTCTGGCCCGTCAATCAAGATCGTCACACATTTGCTGCGGATGCCATGCGCCTGCATCGCGTCCTTGCCATGGAACTCTTTCGACAAATCAACAAAGCGCGGCAGGTCGGCCTCAAGCGGGGTCGCATCACGGCCCAGCTCGTTGCCAAAGGCACGGTAGGATTTTTCCTGCCGCAACCAGTTCTGCGCCCGTGCGCCGACCAGCTTCATGCCGTGTTTCTCGCCGGCTTTCTCAAGCAGATCGAACAGGTGGTTCTGCATCTCGATCGGGTGGTGCAGCTCCCAGCCCAGCTCTCCGGTATAGGCGACGCGGATGGCACGCACGGGCACCATCCCCAGCTCTATGTTGCGCATGGTCAGCCAGGGGAACCGCTTGTTGCTGAGCACCGTTTCGGGATCAGCATCCTTGATGATTTCTTTCAGCACGTCGCGCGATTTCGGACCGGCAATGGCAAAGACGCCCCATTGCGTGGTCACATCATGACATTCGATATAGCCGAACTCTGGCGCTTTATCGGCGATGGCCTTGCGAAGGAAGTCGCTGTCATAGGCGGTCCATGCCCCCGCAGACACAAGATAGTATTCATCCTGCGCCAGACTCACGATGGTATATTCGGTGCGCGTGGTACCATTGATGGTCAGCGCATAGGTCAGGTTGATCCGCCCGACGGACGGCAGCTTGTTACAGGTGAACCAGCTCAGGAATTCCGTCGCCCCCGGCCCTTTGACCAGATGCTTGGTAAAGGCGGTGGCATCAATAAGCCCCACACCTTCGCGGATCGCCTTGGCTTCCTCTACCACATGTTCCCACCAACCACCGCGCCGGAACGACCGGCTGGCGTGATCGTCAAAGCCCATGGGGGCAAAATAGTTCGGACGTTCCCAGCCATTCACATGGCCGAATTGCGCGCCACGGGCGGCTTGACGGTCATAGGCGGGCGAGGTCCGCAAGGGGCGGCACGCGGGGCGCTCTTCGTCGGGATGGTGCAGGATATAGACGTGCTCATACGCTTCTTCGTTCTTGCGCGCGGCATATTCGGTGGTCATCCAGTCGCCGTAGCGTTTGGGGTCCAGTGATGCCATGTCGATCTCCGCCTCGCCCTCGACCATCATCTGCGCAAGGTAATACCCCGTGCCCCCCGCAGCCGTGATCCCAAACGAGAACCCTTCGGCCAGCCACATGTTGCGCAGGCCCGGTGCCGGACCAACCAGCGGGTTCCCATCGGGCGTATAGCAGATTGGCCCGTTGAAATCGTCCTTCAGCCCGGAGTCCGCACAAGACGGCACGCGTTCGGCCATCGCCAGATACTGATCCGCGATCCGGTCCAGATCCAGCGGGAAAAGATCGGCGCGGAAGCTGTCCGGCACCCCGTATTCAAACCGCGCTGGCGCGCCGTGTTCGTAGATGCCCAGAATCCAGCCGCCCCGTTCTTCGCGCGCATAGGATTCATTGTCGGCGTCACGCACAACCGGATGCTCCGGATTGCCTTGCGCGCGCCATTTGACCAGCTCCGGATCCTGATCCATCACAATAAACGTATGCTCCACCGGAATGGCGGGCATCTTGATCCCTAGCATCTGAGCCGTCCGCTGCGCATGATTGCCGCTGGCGGTGACGACATGTTCGGCAGTTATCACAACTTGCTCATCCGAGGGCACAAGGTTGCCACCCTTCTCGACCATTTTCGTGACAGTCACCTCCCAAGCCTCGCCGTTCCAATGAAACGCATCCGCCTGCCACTTGCGCTCAATCATCACACCGCGCTGCCGCGCCCCTTTGGCCATCGCCATGGTGACATCGGCGGGGTTAATGTAGCCGTCGGTATCGTGATACAGTGCGCCTTTCAGATCGTCGGTCTTGATCAGCGGCCATTTAGCTTTGACTTCGTCGGGCGTCATGAATGTGTACGGCACGCCACAGGTCTCTGCCGTTGAGGCATAGAGCATATACTCGTCCATGCGCGCGTCCGTCTGCGCCATGCGCAGGTTGCCAACCACGGCAAAGCCCGCGTTCAGACCGGTTTCTTGCTCAAGCGTTTTATAGAACTTGATCGAATAGTCATGGATGTGCGTGGTGGCAAAGGACATGTTAAAATAGGGCAGTAACCCCGCTGCATGCCAGGTAGAGCCGGACGTCAGCTCGTCCCGCTCAAGCAGCATCACATCATCCCATCCGGCGCGGGCCAGATGATAGGCAATCGACGTGCCGACGGCGCCGCCGCCCACTACCAGTGCTTTGACTTGAGTTTTCATGAATCCGATGCTCCGCCAGAATAGGTCTTAGCGACATTTAGCAGCCCTTGCGCAAAACGCAGAACCCAGCCGACCAAAGACAGCACAAATGCGACCAACGTTGAAAAACTCGCGCACCCGCCGCTTCCAAATGGCAATAAATCCCCGCCGGAGGCATCGCGTCCCTGCCCTAGGCAGGGACCAACTTCGAACTTTGCGCTAGCCTGTCACGCGACGGCTTCGGGTAGAATCTTGCCCGGGTTCATAATGTTATCGGGGTCCAGCGCCCGTTTGACCGCCCCCATGACATCGACCGCTGCGCCAAGCTCTTTGACCAGATAGGGGCGTTTGCCCTGCCCGATGCCATGCTCGCCCGTACACGTTCCCTCCATCGAGATCGCCATCTCGTTGAGCCAGCTGATAAAGCTTTCGGCGCGGGCGACCTCCTCCGCATTTTCCATATCCAGCAGCAGCGACGCGTGAAAATTGCCGTCGCCGGCGTGGCCCACGATGGGCGCGACCAATTCCAACTCGGCGGCCTTGGCGTTGGCCTGCCCTACTGCGTCTGCCAGCCGAGAGATCGGGACGCAGACATCGGTCGCAACCGCCTTGCACCCCGGACGCAGGGCCAAGATCGCCCAATAGGCATCATGCCGCGCCTGCCACAGCCTGTTGCGCTCTTCCATCGTGGTGGTTGCCTGATAATCGGTGCCACCATTTTCTTCGGCGAGCGCTGCGAAGGTTTCTGTCTGTTCCACCACGCCCGCGTCAGAACCGTGGAACTCCAGCAAAAGCATCGGCGTTTCGGGCAGCGATAGCTTGGCATAGCCATTCACCGCGCGCACGACCATCGCGTCCAGCAGCTCGATCCGCGCGACGGGCAGCCCGTATTGGATCACACTTTGCACCGTTTCGCAGGCGGCCTCTACCGACGGAAAGGAACAGCGGGCAGAGCTGATCGCCTCGGGGATGCCTTGCAGCTTGAGCGTGATCTCGGTGATGACGCCCAACGTCCCCTCAGAGCCGACCATCAGCCGTGTTAGATCATACCCCGCAGACGATTTGCGCGCCCGCGCACCGGTGCGGATCACGGTGCCATCAGCCATCACCGCCTCTACGGCCAGCACGTTGTCTTTCATGGTGCCGTAGCGCACCGCGTTGGTGCCCGACGCCCGCGTCGCCGTCATCCCGCCAAGCGAGGCGTTGGCCCCCGGATCAATCGGAAAGAACAGGCCCTGATCGCGCAAATGGGTGTTCAGCGCCTCGCGGGTCACACCGGGTTGGACGCGACAGTCCAGATCGCCCGCGTTGACCTCGACCACACGGTCCATCTGGGTCAGATCAATCGACACGCCCCCCGCCGGCGCATTGACGTGCCCCTCAAGCGAGGTGCCGGTGCCGAATGCGATGACCGGCACTTTATGCGCGGCACACACCTTGACCACGGCGGCGACATCATCGGTTGAGCGGGCAAAAACCACCGCATCGGGGGCCTGATTTCTGATCCAAGTTGTTGTGTGCCCGTGCTGTTCGCAGATCGCCTCACCGGTTTGAAACTGCGTGCCGAACTGCTGCTTGAGGATACCCAAGGCGGTGTCGATCCCGGTCTCGTTGCGGGGCATGTCGGTGGCCTGTGCCATATGGTCTTTCCTTTAGGTCAAAGTGGGCG
It encodes the following:
- a CDS encoding NAD(P)/FAD-dependent oxidoreductase, with product MTQHTSDILVIGGGIAGISAAARLSGDAQVTVIEGEKALGYHASGRSAALIEENYGAPSVQALNRATIGYLRDGGYLTPRGLMIIADRHEEEAFHTDLAHMGVEQITPDDALRLVPILAAERIAFAGYHADAHDIDTDRLLQDFAKDLRRNGGRIYTGHPVTAIARTGDMWEVTAGPQTYHAKKLVNAAGAWADQIAILAGVAPLGITPLRRSMARIAAPGGYDLSLWPMFFGVGETWYAKPDAGALLISPAEEDPTDPHDAWADDMVLAEGLERYQNMVAVPLTKPISTWAGLRSFAPDRTLVLGPDPAMPDFIWSAGQGGYGFQTSAAASQLVADLTLGNTPSLPETVVAALRPERLRP
- a CDS encoding PepSY-associated TM helix domain-containing protein; the encoded protein is MTPPTPTAQPQGRVNKLYFAAWRWHFYAGLFVLPFLSILAVTGMAMLWIAWIDGRDGEYTPVTVQETVLSVSQQSQAAAEAVAGGKLVQYAAPRAPDLAALFRVDRDGDAVMVAVDPYTAKMIESFPRRSGWYDFADGIHSDLMLGVTGDRMIEAAASLALVLIATGLYMWWPRGAGWRGTLVPRFTNGRATWKSLHGVVGIWVSVFLVLFLISGLSWAGIWGGKMVQAWSQFPAEKWDAVPLSDDIHASMNHHRREVPWVLEQTPMPASGSDAGAAGVAGEVTIDSIDALAREIGFDARYQMNLPQGDTGVWTLSRDSMNSDSSDPMSDRTVHIDQHSGNILADVRYADYSLAGKAMAVGIALHMGTLGLLSVLANTLVCLSVLFLCVSALVLWWKRRPTAAGRLSAPPMPSELPLWQGAVLVGLFVSMAFPMAGIVLLAVLALDALILSRLPALRHRLT
- a CDS encoding HNH endonuclease, yielding MATRRNWTEDEVTEALSLYLLLPFGKFHSGTPQIIRMAERIGRTPSSVAMKLSNLAALDETLPQKGLANLSAMDRQMWARYRQDPSFVFAAYEAQLEPPKPQMPGFSEQRQADWIAKQSEVTRRAVVQRRGQSFFREMILNNYRSRCALTGIDDARLLTASHIVGWQENEAQRFYPENGICLNALHDRAFDRHLISFDDDYRMLIADDMPDEAKRKLTAGASESLQLPERFLPDPAYLQHHRQRMAERQNRPPLG
- a CDS encoding GcvT family protein, which translates into the protein MKTQVKALVVGGGAVGTSIAYHLARAGWDDVMLLERDELTSGSTWHAAGLLPYFNMSFATTHIHDYSIKFYKTLEQETGLNAGFAVVGNLRMAQTDARMDEYMLYASTAETCGVPYTFMTPDEVKAKWPLIKTDDLKGALYHDTDGYINPADVTMAMAKGARQRGVMIERKWQADAFHWNGEAWEVTVTKMVEKGGNLVPSDEQVVITAEHVVTASGNHAQRTAQMLGIKMPAIPVEHTFIVMDQDPELVKWRAQGNPEHPVVRDADNESYAREERGGWILGIYEHGAPARFEYGVPDSFRADLFPLDLDRIADQYLAMAERVPSCADSGLKDDFNGPICYTPDGNPLVGPAPGLRNMWLAEGFSFGITAAGGTGYYLAQMMVEGEAEIDMASLDPKRYGDWMTTEYAARKNEEAYEHVYILHHPDEERPACRPLRTSPAYDRQAARGAQFGHVNGWERPNYFAPMGFDDHASRSFRRGGWWEHVVEEAKAIREGVGLIDATAFTKHLVKGPGATEFLSWFTCNKLPSVGRINLTYALTINGTTRTEYTIVSLAQDEYYLVSAGAWTAYDSDFLRKAIADKAPEFGYIECHDVTTQWGVFAIAGPKSRDVLKEIIKDADPETVLSNKRFPWLTMRNIELGMVPVRAIRVAYTGELGWELHHPIEMQNHLFDLLEKAGEKHGMKLVGARAQNWLRQEKSYRAFGNELGRDATPLEADLPRFVDLSKEFHGKDAMQAHGIRSKCVTILIDGPEDADPWGREVLYHGDTRVGRLTSGGYSVAFGKSIGMGYVKPEIAVVGTKLKIKMFDQLWDAEIVEDSPYDPKNATIRVDG
- a CDS encoding FAD-binding oxidoreductase; this encodes MAQATDMPRNETGIDTALGILKQQFGTQFQTGEAICEQHGHTTTWIRNQAPDAVVFARSTDDVAAVVKVCAAHKVPVIAFGTGTSLEGHVNAPAGGVSIDLTQMDRVVEVNAGDLDCRVQPGVTREALNTHLRDQGLFFPIDPGANASLGGMTATRASGTNAVRYGTMKDNVLAVEAVMADGTVIRTGARARKSSAGYDLTRLMVGSEGTLGVITEITLKLQGIPEAISSARCSFPSVEAACETVQSVIQYGLPVARIELLDAMVVRAVNGYAKLSLPETPMLLLEFHGSDAGVVEQTETFAALAEENGGTDYQATTTMEERNRLWQARHDAYWAILALRPGCKAVATDVCVPISRLADAVGQANAKAAELELVAPIVGHAGDGNFHASLLLDMENAEEVARAESFISWLNEMAISMEGTCTGEHGIGQGKRPYLVKELGAAVDVMGAVKRALDPDNIMNPGKILPEAVA
- a CDS encoding glutathione S-transferase family protein, translated to MIKIHHLNRSRSHRILWLLEEIGAPYDVIPYSRDAKTNLAPPALKHVHPLGKSPMVEIDGTLIAESAAITEVLCTRFAPEMIPDRDSPAYLQHLELMHFAEGSAMTPILLNLYVSRLGDAGAPLHPRITSELDSHYSYMNSRVRASGHFVQDTLSAADIMLSFPAEIAMQQGRAKDYPALAGFVKMIHARSAYGRATERGKTDA
- a CDS encoding DUF938 domain-containing protein, encoding MTGKLPPSASVAIPASGAMLHAPAADRNKDALCDLLREHAPQKGRALEIASGTGQHIAAFARALPNLQWQPTEPAPDRRASIDAYITKAALPNVAPAAPLDATATGWHETLPAQDLIFFANLLHLIPTDAAQRVISEAALALAPGGALIFYGPFRRDGILTSEGDLRFDAELRSADPAIGYKDTVDITRWLSDAALSPIDLVEMPANNLAFIARKP
- a CDS encoding glycoside hydrolase family 25 protein, encoding MPRLRVLALLCSLALSACGAPQISVPLGDVTAANFGDRKPVDWPGQSPDRYAVHGIDAARFQDPLNWGEARVSGVNFAFIKATEGGDLLDPMFQNHWDGAGRAGVARGAYHFYYFCTTPEKQARWFIENVPKTTGMLPPVLDLEWNPFSPTCTLRPPADTVRKNTLIFLRILKAHYGQQPIIYTAPDFYETNQLGRLRDVEFWLRSTAAHPSEKYPNERWTFWQYTSTGRVTGAQGDIDINVYAGSPASWKSWLARRQVR